One Solenopsis invicta isolate M01_SB chromosome 15, UNIL_Sinv_3.0, whole genome shotgun sequence genomic window, ACCAACAGCTTGCTAGAGCCCTGCCAGTACGATAGATTGAAACGGCATTCACCGCGAAGAAGCATCAGTCTGTTCGACGATGACGAGGACTGCGATGAAAAGCTACTGCCACCTCTACCAAAGCATATAATGACGCTCGGCCGCAAATTGAAGGAATCGATTAGATCGAACGTCGTTGGTAACGCGAGACGAGATAGCTTTCACAGTTACAGAACGGACAAGATCCAGGAAGAGCCCGGCGACGACACCTGCAAGGAGGATGATATCGATAACGTCGCGGAGAACAGCTCCATATCGGAAGGCTGCACATCGATATCCGTGTGTAACTCGAACGCTAATTCAATGATGGACGATACcgtcgccaccaccaccaccaccaccaccatcgccACCACTACTTTGAGCGGGTCAGCCAGATCAGCCTGCTGCGAGGTCCCGCTCACGGAATCCTCTCCCACGTCGAATCTTGGTGACTATAACAAGTCGATTTGCAAATCTGACATCTCCTGCAAGAGTTTCGAGAACCGATTGCTGGCGGCAGAGAATTTAATCAAGGAATCGAAATTGAAGAACTTGCAACAATTCAATCCGAATCTCAGTTGCAATTACAAGGATATAGAGAAATGCGACAAGGAGACCCTGATGACCACTACTTCCGATCCATTGTCGTCGGGCAACTCTGCCACGTCCAAGAGACGTAGTTGTATCCCAAGTCTCAGATTACGTTCGGGTTCGTTGACCAGAGAGTCGAGCGTAAGCGTGGAACGCGGAAAGTCGTTGGTCAGTTCATCCGACGCATCGGCTGGAGCACAGGTCGAGGAAAGATCGATCCTGAGCAAACTGTTTAGAGGTAGCGGCGCCAGCGTCAGCGGTAAGGAGGTCGAATCGAGGAACGGCGATAAGAGTGAAAAACCGAAACAGCATCGCATCTCGCGCTTCTTGCGACCGGACTTTTTCGACACACCGCGAGAGGAGAGCCAGTATGTGAAAGAGAAGGAAGCGCAGAGAGCGGCGGAGAATGAGCGCCGAAAGTCACGATTTATAAGGCGAAAAAATGAGAACAAGGAGCGCAAGGAGGAGAACGAAAAGATCTGCAAGGAACAGAAAAATGAGATAAACGCCCTGCAGAAGGATAAACTGGGCAATACCGTCGCAGCCTGCTCCTCTTTCTCCCccgtctcctcttcctcctcctcctcctcccccccctcaccctcctcttcctccttcgaggacaaagagagaagaaagatcGAACAAGGCTCGAAGAGTGGCTTTCTGCATTCGTTGGAAAAGAAACTAGAGAGATTGCGCTCGCATGACGACGAGGCGACAACAGCTGCGACGAAACCGACGATGAACGGCAGCTCGATCTCGTCGATATCGGGCGATCTCGTCGGAAAAGAACGCGGACTGCGCGAGTGCTCCGCGCCACCCGGAGTCGCGGAGCGTCCGTACGTGGAATCGAGCTTGCTCGAGGTGAAGAGGACGTTGAGCGTGGAGGACCTCTCGCGCCGGGATGAACGTTCGAACAAGAAAGACTGTACCGCAAAGAATGTACCGTCCAAGGGACGGGTGTCGTCGGTATTGGGCCTATTCAAAACTAACACTGACACGACAAAGCGGAACGCGAACGCGaacagcggtggcggcggcggcggcggcagcggcagcggccgGACGCAGAACGCGATCATGAGTAAATTGAAGAGGAGCCCGCCAAAGTGTGCAAAGTCGATCGAATTGACTTTGGAGGAAGACGTTACCGCGGCGAGCAAAATACCAACGAAATATGCCAGAACCGACAATAAATCGAAAAGACTAACGGAGAAGGTGGTGGTCGAGTGCAAAAAATCGCCACCCAAGGAGAAATCGAAGGAAAAGGAAAGGAAACCGATTGCTCTCGTGGAAAAGCAATCGAGGGAAGTTAAAAAGGTGCCTCCGGAAAGAGCCGCGCCGAATTCCTCGGATTCTTCGGCGTCGTTATTCGCCGATAAAATCGCCAAGCTAGAGAAAGTGGATTCGGCGAAAAAATCGCCAGACCAACCGGATAACGATAAGAACGCAGAGTCCATTGTCGGTAATGAAAATAAGAAACTGATTAAGAGCAAAAGGTACGCAAATTCTCTAGTAAGTAAGAACGCAGACGTCACGAAGATCGACAGAGGCGATTTCCCATCGTCGACGAAGAAGCTGGTCAAGTCGAAAGAGGATGCGGATAAAGAGCATGCGCTCGACAACGATGGCTCTAAGAAGAAGAGAATAGTACGCGTCGTCAGGAAAGTCGTGAAGAAATCGTCTGACAATCTCGAAGACAAATCCGACGAGAAGGGAAAATCGTTGAAAAAGCCGCTAACGAAGAAGAAATCCACGACGACGAAGAAAGAGCCGAGTGTCACGGCGCAAGGCTCGATCGAAGGAAACAATGTCGATCATCGGACTGCCGCGAAAATGGCCTGTGCAAAACAGGCGGAGCAACTGCCAAAGTATGCCGAACGTGCCacggaaaatataaatacgagTCGGATGATTCAAAGTGAGGGAGGCATTAAGGAAAGCCTGATTCATGCTGCATCGGATAAATTCGATGTAAATGTATCGTCTACCGACATCTCGCAGGCTAATTCTTTACCTTGGAACTTGCTGGATCCGAGTTGTCACGGGCAAGTTGTTGCTTCGAGCGCTGGCGAAAGCGCTTTGTCCACGGACCATCATCCCCCATCGTCGAACCCCGTCGTAGCTCGGCTCGACCCGAGCTTCAATAGTCAGGTAATCTGCCAGCTCTCGAAGCAACAACCGTCGTCCttatcgtcatcgtcgtcatcggaACATCGACCAAATAGGGCAAATCTGAAACTCGATCTGTCAAAGATACCGCAGCACGCGGTTAGACACGCGACTCCCAAAAAAGACTCGCCCGGCGGATCTGGCGAGTCACCCAAAGAGAATCCTAGAACGATGGATGACGACTCGGGCAAACTGATGGATCGACTGTCCAAGATGACGCATCGTGCCAACATTACCGGCAACAAGATAATTATCGATAAACCGTTGCGAGCGAAGGACGTTGCCGAGCTGATGAAGCAGCGAGAGGTCACCGAATGTCCCAGAATCATCACGATGGAGAATCACGTGGAATCATGTTGCGACGATCGCTCCAGTCAGCGAACTAGTATCGATCAGTCGCTGGCCTCGTCGCAACCTCGCGACTCAccagacgacgacgacgacaacgacgacgaggaggaggaggagcctCGTCGGGCGCGAGAGATCGCAGGATCACAAGTTGAAAATCAGAAATCGAGAGAGACGGTCATCAAGGTGACTCCTTCCGTATCAGGAATGTCGGAAATCAACGACGTTACGACGAGGACGTCACTGGATGATCGTCGAGATGTCAGCGAGATGTTTTCGCCCGAGGAGCCCGAGAGTTTCGATTCCTGGTCGATCTGCTCGGCTGATCTGAATCACAATCGCGGCGATTTGCATTCGCCGACGTCACCGTCGTACTCTCTATTCATGCGTGGCGCATGCGACACGCAGAGCTCGGAATCGGTCATTGACCGAATACGAAGACGCAGTTTCTATTCGAGATTCAACGACCGAAAGAGACCATCCTTGACGGCGCCGCCACCAGGAGTGAGCAGCGTGACTCTGCCTAGAAGGTTCAGTTTCAACAGTTGTAGAGAAAGGGAGCGCGACAGATTGTACAATTACGGAGTTCCTAGGACAAGGTAAATTCCCTCTTTGCacgatatttattttctcttccCGATTTTTAACAACGATGCAACTAAACGAATAAAATAGGAAAAACGAATCGAGCTATGTTTTCAATTCGTAATTAATAATTGCCCTACCAACCGTTGCGATTTACAATATTTCGTAGGACGAAggagaaaagttatattttgtgCGGCAACGACGAGGCGTCCTCTTCGAGAAAATCACCGATTGACCGAGAGAGATACAGCGACGCGCTAAATGTATCGTCGTACGGTCATCAGACGGAAGCGAGAACCTTATTCGATCATTACGGTAGTGGTGGCTCGTCGTCTTCCGTCCACGATTCTCTAAGATACGCGAGGTCCCCGACGTTGGATCTTGTCGCTTCTCGCGCCAAATATCACAGCGCAGACGTTATCACAGCGACGCCCAACGATCTCGCCGGAGTCTCGTACAAGAGTCCTATGTCAAGATCGTTTCTGAGCGACGGCATGGCGGACTACTCTTCTTACTATGGTAGGAACACGTCGACCACTTTGCCGAAAAAGTATGGTTCTACCGTTGGTGGCCTAGAACCCAAGAGCGTAGAGTATTACGAGGAGATTCTCTCACCGAGCAATCCCGACTGTCTGTCGCCACGCGATACCTGCCGATCGCCTTTGTTGGATATCTATTTAAACAGATGCGAAAACGAATGTAATCACAATGGTAATTTGAATTCGCAACAGTTTAACGTCGATAAACCAATGGGCTACACTGCGGATGCGGAGATTATCGAAGAGGACTGTAAGCTGTCAGGATGAACGAAAAAGGTATAacgtaaagaaagaaaaagaaaaaaaaattatatcgacgGTCTcgctttcaatttatttttttaattctttgtctTTAAGATCTAAATCTAGTACTG contains:
- the LOC105192825 gene encoding uncharacterized protein LOC105192825 isoform X1 → MVVGEASIHNIMGGMESTGGVRLHNHKRKLKQRFDIIKKLGQGTYGKVQLGINKETGQEVAIKTIKKCKIKTEADLIRIRREIQIMSSVQHPNIIHIYEVFENREKMVLVMEYAAGGELYDYLSERKVLSEQEARRIFRQIATAVFYCHKHKICHRDLKLENILLDQVGNAKIADFGLSNVFDEQRLLNTFCGSPLYASPEIVKGTPYHGPEVDCWSLGVLLYTLVYGAMPFDGSNFKRLVKQISQSDYFEPKKPSPASPLIKEMLTVCPGRRADVERICTHWWVNEGYEQNCLDIAEDLAAQTPVRLDLLLSLVPQSASAEKLLVGDDQQQQAGGDVANSMSSETLVPTRCHSVGSLMELDRNSSDRRIRELFEEEPRSSAAGDAKRKLETTPSMDETAAVGVKRKERSRRKEKSDEREPRAYRSSSRYRCSRHHSAPIPNSISEEAMEVEPAAIVTVPMSKTVDFDKIEDTAACLELIEELRERSPSKEKSETPLISECQQSREPMSTESVQQICEINQKTSDDRDESRQKCIKSRNDNSYGDMVEKTTLVASENTPKQVANEMVFDKKSGDLESKVPNVSNVKASVGNKTSVSRDVQQFESMENDFKKLKEKALSLDSELSNEVANVAPTTKPVERRRSKIFETAEKFNQLPSTAENEKPKKIFIPGVNVGGAKRAFERKASLSSVTTPPPTKASASKIIIAVPSNKKSEKDEQKQTMENRETTVATEDKLDKRDEAKKRAIDIISGAIGKPPMQKKLNGSPPLSPPHSTDSKKLGLKIQVAPNDVRTATLSVSTPIETKFGLDIKSAVPEATITSTSDTTGMENLQLEEPKISSKMEITLKSATLPRRKTSKAEITLSGVKSPEIVAFKSEVEAKIDAFQPQKLRTQRSEVAFPVAAAVPHANRSSSLEPESRPKDVPPRERIIPIQVEAELEHTQHSSTPPPKPPISQKSMSQRSGSLSRQSTADSDTDSALGSTVGPEPIRKSPREYIIPIAVEGGGYVTPRSGSLEPENKTGTLTSTNPSRSRFGRPRRMSSLLSDASEDESPFSPLHGEDLLQRHMHRLRSSRPSRQPSEHADSLSSGEDDDDDGFELLTAENLFSTLLSRVRSLTQRLNVDDNRSGGFPSGRLFGRLGSQSSQAFWGLNKPLSSYESYVETRTMTTRISESQFKHSLNRDADIFSKRDSASTSNPATPNSPGSRSTPSRENVFEIGNNTLPRDKVEEAHEEDVEAERATQMRKEAQESLEQNFTPSLARRLSRQFIEQTRQSIPRSPSSARDNSNRYYRSPTRDLVQSPIGTNEIAKRYSTSDRSEYRGRSLDRGIRRTNSLLEPCQYDRLKRHSPRRSISLFDDDEDCDEKLLPPLPKHIMTLGRKLKESIRSNVVGNARRDSFHSYRTDKIQEEPGDDTCKEDDIDNVAENSSISEGCTSISVCNSNANSMMDDTVATTTTTTTIATTTLSGSARSACCEVPLTESSPTSNLGDYNKSICKSDISCKSFENRLLAAENLIKESKLKNLQQFNPNLSCNYKDIEKCDKETLMTTTSDPLSSGNSATSKRRSCIPSLRLRSGSLTRESSVSVERGKSLVSSSDASAGAQVEERSILSKLFRGSGASVSGKEVESRNGDKSEKPKQHRISRFLRPDFFDTPREESQYVKEKEAQRAAENERRKSRFIRRKNENKERKEENEKICKEQKNEINALQKDKLGNTVAACSSFSPVSSSSSSSSPPSPSSSSFEDKERRKIEQGSKSGFLHSLEKKLERLRSHDDEATTAATKPTMNGSSISSISGDLVGKERGLRECSAPPGVAERPYVESSLLEVKRTLSVEDLSRRDERSNKKDCTAKNVPSKGRVSSVLGLFKTNTDTTKRNANANSGGGGGGGSGSGRTQNAIMSKLKRSPPKCAKSIELTLEEDVTAASKIPTKYARTDNKSKRLTEKVVVECKKSPPKEKSKEKERKPIALVEKQSREVKKVPPERAAPNSSDSSASLFADKIAKLEKVDSAKKSPDQPDNDKNAESIVGNENKKLIKSKRYANSLVSKNADVTKIDRGDFPSSTKKLVKSKEDADKEHALDNDGSKKKRIVRVVRKVVKKSSDNLEDKSDEKGKSLKKPLTKKKSTTTKKEPSVTAQGSIEGNNVDHRTAAKMACAKQAEQLPKYAERATENINTSRMIQSEGGIKESLIHAASDKFDVNVSSTDISQANSLPWNLLDPSCHGQVVASSAGESALSTDHHPPSSNPVVARLDPSFNSQVICQLSKQQPSSLSSSSSSEHRPNRANLKLDLSKIPQHAVRHATPKKDSPGGSGESPKENPRTMDDDSGKLMDRLSKMTHRANITGNKIIIDKPLRAKDVAELMKQREVTECPRIITMENHVESCCDDRSSQRTSIDQSLASSQPRDSPDDDDDNDDEEEEEPRRAREIAGSQVENQKSRETVIKVTPSVSGMSEINDVTTRTSLDDRRDVSEMFSPEEPESFDSWSICSADLNHNRGDLHSPTSPSYSLFMRGACDTQSSESVIDRIRRRSFYSRFNDRKRPSLTAPPPGVSSVTLPRRFSFNSCRERERDRLYNYGVPRTRTKEKSYILCGNDEASSSRKSPIDRERYSDALNVSSYGHQTEARTLFDHYGSGGSSSSVHDSLRYARSPTLDLVASRAKYHSADVITATPNDLAGVSYKSPMSRSFLSDGMADYSSYYGRNTSTTLPKKYGSTVGGLEPKSVEYYEEILSPSNPDCLSPRDTCRSPLLDIYLNRCENECNHNGNLNSQQFNVDKPMGYTADAEIIEEDCKLSG
- the LOC105192825 gene encoding uncharacterized protein LOC105192825 isoform X3 is translated as MVVGEASIHNIMGGMESTGGVRLHNHKRKLKQRFDIIKKLGQGTYGKVQLGINKETGQEVAIKTIKKCKIKTEADLIRIRREIQIMSSVQHPNIIHIYEVFENREKMVLVMEYAAGGELYDYLSERKVLSEQEARRIFRQIATAVFYCHKHKICHRDLKLENILLDQVGNAKIADFGLSNVFDEQRLLNTFCGSPLYASPEIVKGTPYHGPEVDCWSLGVLLYTLVYGAMPFDGSNFKRLVKQISQSDYFEPKKPSPASPLIKEMLTVCPGRRADVERICTHWWVNEGYEQNCLDIAEDLAAQTPVRLDLLLSLVPQSASAEKLLVGDDQQQQAGGDVANSMSSETLVPTRCHSVGSLMELDRNSSDRRIRELFEEEPRSSAAGDAKRKLETTPSMDETAAVGVKRKERSRRKEKSDEREPRAYRSSSRYRCSRHHSAPIPNSISEEAMEVEPAAIVTVPMSKTVDFDKIEDTAACLELIEELRERSPSKEKSETPLISECQQSREPMSTESVQQICEINQKTSDDRDESRQKCIKSRNDNSYGDMVEKTTLVASENTPKQVANEMVFDKKSGDLESKVPNVSNVKASVGNKTSVSRDVQQFESMENDFKKLKEKALSLDSELSNEVANVAPTTKPVERRRSKIFETAEKFNQLPSTAENEKPKKIFIPGVNVGGAKRAFERKASLSSVTTPPPTKASASKIIIAVPSNKKSEKDEQKQTMENRETTVATEDKLDKRDEAKKRAIDIISGAIGKPPMQKKLNGSPPLSPPHSTDSKKLGLKIQVAPNDVRTATLSVSTPIETKFGLDIKSAVPEATITSTSDTTGMENLQLEEPKISSKMEITLKSATLPRRKTSKAEITLSGVKSPEIVAFKSEVEAKIDAFQPQKLRTQRSEVAFPVAAAVPHANRSSSLEPESRPKDVPPRERIIPIQVEAELEHTQHSSTPPPKPPISQKSMSQRSGSLSRQSTADSDTDSALGSTVGPEPIRKSPREYIIPIAVEGGGYVTPRSGSLEPENKTGTLTSTNPSRSRFGRPRRMSSLLSDASEDESPFSPLHGEDLLQRHMHRLRSSRPSRQPSEHADSLSSGEDDDDDGFELLTAENLFSTLLSRVRSLTQRLNVDDNRSGGFPSGRLFGRLGSQSSQAFWGLNKPLSRRISESQFKHSLNRDADIFSKRDSASTSNPATPNSPGSRSTPSRENVFEIGNNTLPRDKVEEAHEEDVEAERATQMRKEAQESLEQNFTPSLARRLSRQFIEQTRQSIPRSPSSARDNSNRYYRSPTRDLVQSPIGTNEIAKRYSTSDRSEYRGRSLDRGIRRTNSLLEPCQYDRLKRHSPRRSISLFDDDEDCDEKLLPPLPKHIMTLGRKLKESIRSNVVGNARRDSFHSYRTDKIQEEPGDDTCKEDDIDNVAENSSISEGCTSISVCNSNANSMMDDTVATTTTTTTIATTTLSGSARSACCEVPLTESSPTSNLGDYNKSICKSDISCKSFENRLLAAENLIKESKLKNLQQFNPNLSCNYKDIEKCDKETLMTTTSDPLSSGNSATSKRRSCIPSLRLRSGSLTRESSVSVERGKSLVSSSDASAGAQVEERSILSKLFRGSGASVSGKEVESRNGDKSEKPKQHRISRFLRPDFFDTPREESQYVKEKEAQRAAENERRKSRFIRRKNENKERKEENEKICKEQKNEINALQKDKLGNTVAACSSFSPVSSSSSSSSPPSPSSSSFEDKERRKIEQGSKSGFLHSLEKKLERLRSHDDEATTAATKPTMNGSSISSISGDLVGKERGLRECSAPPGVAERPYVESSLLEVKRTLSVEDLSRRDERSNKKDCTAKNVPSKGRVSSVLGLFKTNTDTTKRNANANSGGGGGGGSGSGRTQNAIMSKLKRSPPKCAKSIELTLEEDVTAASKIPTKYARTDNKSKRLTEKVVVECKKSPPKEKSKEKERKPIALVEKQSREVKKVPPERAAPNSSDSSASLFADKIAKLEKVDSAKKSPDQPDNDKNAESIVGNENKKLIKSKRYANSLVSKNADVTKIDRGDFPSSTKKLVKSKEDADKEHALDNDGSKKKRIVRVVRKVVKKSSDNLEDKSDEKGKSLKKPLTKKKSTTTKKEPSVTAQGSIEGNNVDHRTAAKMACAKQAEQLPKYAERATENINTSRMIQSEGGIKESLIHAASDKFDVNVSSTDISQANSLPWNLLDPSCHGQVVASSAGESALSTDHHPPSSNPVVARLDPSFNSQVICQLSKQQPSSLSSSSSSEHRPNRANLKLDLSKIPQHAVRHATPKKDSPGGSGESPKENPRTMDDDSGKLMDRLSKMTHRANITGNKIIIDKPLRAKDVAELMKQREVTECPRIITMENHVESCCDDRSSQRTSIDQSLASSQPRDSPDDDDDNDDEEEEEPRRAREIAGSQVENQKSRETVIKVTPSVSGMSEINDVTTRTSLDDRRDVSEMFSPEEPESFDSWSICSADLNHNRGDLHSPTSPSYSLFMRGACDTQSSESVIDRIRRRSFYSRFNDRKRPSLTAPPPGVSSVTLPRRFSFNSCRERERDRLYNYGVPRTRTKEKSYILCGNDEASSSRKSPIDRERYSDALNVSSYGHQTEARTLFDHYGSGGSSSSVHDSLRYARSPTLDLVASRAKYHSADVITATPNDLAGVSYKSPMSRSFLSDGMADYSSYYGRNTSTTLPKKYGSTVGGLEPKSVEYYEEILSPSNPDCLSPRDTCRSPLLDIYLNRCENECNHNGNLNSQQFNVDKPMGYTADAEIIEEDCKLSG
- the LOC105192825 gene encoding uncharacterized protein LOC105192825 isoform X2; the encoded protein is MVVGEASIHNIMGGMESTGGVRLHNHKRKLKQRFDIIKKLGQGTYGKVQLGINKETGQEVAIKTIKKCKIKTEADLIRIRREIQIMSSVQHPNIIHIYEVFENREKMVLVMEYAAGGELYDYLSERKVLSEQEARRIFRQIATAVFYCHKHKICHRDLKLENILLDQVGNAKIADFGLSNVFDEQRLLNTFCGSPLYASPEIVKGTPYHGPEVDCWSLGVLLYTLVYGAMPFDGSNFKRLVKQISQSDYFEPKKPSPASPLIKEMLTVCPGRRADVERICTHWWVNEGYEQNCLDIAEDLAAQTPVRLDLLLSLVPQSASAEKLLVGDDQQQQAGGDVANSMSSETLVPTRCHSVGSLMELDRNSSDRRIRELFEEEPRSSAAGDAKRKLETTPSMDETAAVGVKRKERSRRKEKSDEREPRAYRSSSRHHSAPIPNSISEEAMEVEPAAIVTVPMSKTVDFDKIEDTAACLELIEELRERSPSKEKSETPLISECQQSREPMSTESVQQICEINQKTSDDRDESRQKCIKSRNDNSYGDMVEKTTLVASENTPKQVANEMVFDKKSGDLESKVPNVSNVKASVGNKTSVSRDVQQFESMENDFKKLKEKALSLDSELSNEVANVAPTTKPVERRRSKIFETAEKFNQLPSTAENEKPKKIFIPGVNVGGAKRAFERKASLSSVTTPPPTKASASKIIIAVPSNKKSEKDEQKQTMENRETTVATEDKLDKRDEAKKRAIDIISGAIGKPPMQKKLNGSPPLSPPHSTDSKKLGLKIQVAPNDVRTATLSVSTPIETKFGLDIKSAVPEATITSTSDTTGMENLQLEEPKISSKMEITLKSATLPRRKTSKAEITLSGVKSPEIVAFKSEVEAKIDAFQPQKLRTQRSEVAFPVAAAVPHANRSSSLEPESRPKDVPPRERIIPIQVEAELEHTQHSSTPPPKPPISQKSMSQRSGSLSRQSTADSDTDSALGSTVGPEPIRKSPREYIIPIAVEGGGYVTPRSGSLEPENKTGTLTSTNPSRSRFGRPRRMSSLLSDASEDESPFSPLHGEDLLQRHMHRLRSSRPSRQPSEHADSLSSGEDDDDDGFELLTAENLFSTLLSRVRSLTQRLNVDDNRSGGFPSGRLFGRLGSQSSQAFWGLNKPLSSYESYVETRTMTTRISESQFKHSLNRDADIFSKRDSASTSNPATPNSPGSRSTPSRENVFEIGNNTLPRDKVEEAHEEDVEAERATQMRKEAQESLEQNFTPSLARRLSRQFIEQTRQSIPRSPSSARDNSNRYYRSPTRDLVQSPIGTNEIAKRYSTSDRSEYRGRSLDRGIRRTNSLLEPCQYDRLKRHSPRRSISLFDDDEDCDEKLLPPLPKHIMTLGRKLKESIRSNVVGNARRDSFHSYRTDKIQEEPGDDTCKEDDIDNVAENSSISEGCTSISVCNSNANSMMDDTVATTTTTTTIATTTLSGSARSACCEVPLTESSPTSNLGDYNKSICKSDISCKSFENRLLAAENLIKESKLKNLQQFNPNLSCNYKDIEKCDKETLMTTTSDPLSSGNSATSKRRSCIPSLRLRSGSLTRESSVSVERGKSLVSSSDASAGAQVEERSILSKLFRGSGASVSGKEVESRNGDKSEKPKQHRISRFLRPDFFDTPREESQYVKEKEAQRAAENERRKSRFIRRKNENKERKEENEKICKEQKNEINALQKDKLGNTVAACSSFSPVSSSSSSSSPPSPSSSSFEDKERRKIEQGSKSGFLHSLEKKLERLRSHDDEATTAATKPTMNGSSISSISGDLVGKERGLRECSAPPGVAERPYVESSLLEVKRTLSVEDLSRRDERSNKKDCTAKNVPSKGRVSSVLGLFKTNTDTTKRNANANSGGGGGGGSGSGRTQNAIMSKLKRSPPKCAKSIELTLEEDVTAASKIPTKYARTDNKSKRLTEKVVVECKKSPPKEKSKEKERKPIALVEKQSREVKKVPPERAAPNSSDSSASLFADKIAKLEKVDSAKKSPDQPDNDKNAESIVGNENKKLIKSKRYANSLVSKNADVTKIDRGDFPSSTKKLVKSKEDADKEHALDNDGSKKKRIVRVVRKVVKKSSDNLEDKSDEKGKSLKKPLTKKKSTTTKKEPSVTAQGSIEGNNVDHRTAAKMACAKQAEQLPKYAERATENINTSRMIQSEGGIKESLIHAASDKFDVNVSSTDISQANSLPWNLLDPSCHGQVVASSAGESALSTDHHPPSSNPVVARLDPSFNSQVICQLSKQQPSSLSSSSSSEHRPNRANLKLDLSKIPQHAVRHATPKKDSPGGSGESPKENPRTMDDDSGKLMDRLSKMTHRANITGNKIIIDKPLRAKDVAELMKQREVTECPRIITMENHVESCCDDRSSQRTSIDQSLASSQPRDSPDDDDDNDDEEEEEPRRAREIAGSQVENQKSRETVIKVTPSVSGMSEINDVTTRTSLDDRRDVSEMFSPEEPESFDSWSICSADLNHNRGDLHSPTSPSYSLFMRGACDTQSSESVIDRIRRRSFYSRFNDRKRPSLTAPPPGVSSVTLPRRFSFNSCRERERDRLYNYGVPRTRTKEKSYILCGNDEASSSRKSPIDRERYSDALNVSSYGHQTEARTLFDHYGSGGSSSSVHDSLRYARSPTLDLVASRAKYHSADVITATPNDLAGVSYKSPMSRSFLSDGMADYSSYYGRNTSTTLPKKYGSTVGGLEPKSVEYYEEILSPSNPDCLSPRDTCRSPLLDIYLNRCENECNHNGNLNSQQFNVDKPMGYTADAEIIEEDCKLSG